The following coding sequences lie in one Streptomyces sp. NBC_01267 genomic window:
- a CDS encoding GNAT family N-acetyltransferase has translation MIITRAEEADLHRLLRFRTDSAAWLAPLGIDQWSKPFPAENILSSIRAGEVFLVKESIDADAVATITLDQDADLRLWTPEERKEPARYVHKLTVDRKYAGTGLGARILDWAGDQAAKQGALWLRLDAWTTNPRLHAYYRDQGFEHVRTSTDPDVVSGWAAQRSALPADHGLVTA, from the coding sequence GTGATCATCACCCGCGCCGAAGAGGCAGACCTGCACCGTCTGCTTCGCTTCCGTACGGACAGCGCGGCCTGGCTCGCTCCGCTGGGCATCGACCAGTGGTCCAAGCCGTTCCCTGCTGAAAATATCCTCTCCAGCATCCGCGCTGGCGAGGTGTTCCTGGTGAAGGAGTCGATCGACGCTGATGCGGTTGCGACGATCACACTGGACCAAGACGCTGATCTTCGCCTTTGGACTCCAGAGGAGCGCAAAGAGCCAGCTCGTTACGTACACAAGCTGACGGTCGATCGGAAGTACGCCGGGACCGGGCTGGGTGCGCGCATCCTCGATTGGGCAGGCGACCAGGCGGCGAAGCAAGGTGCCTTGTGGCTTCGCCTCGATGCCTGGACTACCAACCCGCGGCTGCATGCCTATTACCGTGACCAGGGATTTGAGCACGTCCGCACGTCGACAGATCCTGATGTCGTTTCGGGCTGGGCGGCTCAGCGGTCGGCGCTTCCTGCCGACCATGGCCTGGTGACTGCCTAA
- a CDS encoding GntR family transcriptional regulator produces MKATTPIYQRIADDLRKQIADGSLPPGSKLPTEAELRETYGTSARSTVRQGLTLLVNEGLIVPQRPKGYFVREIRPLVYRPQGEFRRKPPEVDIYAHLLAAEGDERSPSQDIEVSIVQPSRIVQERLQLDDRQLVAARRRTRRLDGEPYNLNDSYVALSLVEGTEWMTPRDVARGTNQVLAELDKELVRALDEIYVRMPTPEEVRRLQLGPGTPVAEHVVTTFATDGEPVQCTLNVVPGDRHVIVYERTKNPDDFEQRPRSEWGAE; encoded by the coding sequence ATGAAGGCGACAACACCGATCTACCAGCGCATCGCGGATGACCTCCGCAAGCAGATCGCCGACGGCTCGCTGCCGCCTGGCAGCAAGCTGCCGACCGAGGCCGAACTTCGAGAGACGTATGGGACCAGCGCTCGTTCGACCGTCCGTCAGGGCCTGACTCTGCTGGTCAATGAAGGGTTGATCGTTCCCCAGCGGCCGAAGGGATACTTCGTCAGGGAGATCCGCCCGCTGGTCTATCGACCGCAAGGCGAGTTTCGACGTAAGCCGCCCGAGGTCGACATCTACGCCCATCTGCTGGCTGCCGAAGGCGACGAACGCAGTCCCAGCCAGGACATCGAGGTCTCGATCGTCCAACCCAGCCGCATCGTGCAGGAGCGTCTCCAGCTCGATGATCGCCAGCTGGTCGCTGCTCGCCGGCGCACCAGGCGACTGGACGGCGAGCCCTACAACCTCAATGACTCGTATGTGGCGCTTTCCCTGGTAGAGGGCACCGAGTGGATGACTCCCCGCGATGTTGCCCGCGGCACCAACCAAGTCCTTGCCGAGCTCGACAAGGAGCTGGTCCGCGCCCTCGATGAGATTTACGTGCGGATGCCCACGCCAGAAGAGGTTCGCCGACTGCAGCTCGGACCTGGAACACCGGTGGCTGAGCACGTGGTAACCACGTTCGCAACCGACGGGGAGCCTGTTCAATGCACCCTCAACGTCGTGCCGGGCGACAGACACGTCATCGTGTACGAGCGCACCAAGAACCCCGACGACTTCGAGCAGCGCCCCCGATCCGAGTGGGGAGCGGAGTGA